Genomic segment of Acidobacteriota bacterium:
CCCCCCCGTCCTCGGATTTGCTCAGGTAGAGGAAGAAGTCGTCCCCCGTCACCTCGGTGGTGGCCCAGAGGTGGCCGGGCGCGGCGGGAGAGACGGCGAGGTCGGAAGGGGTCCTGGTATAGACGTTGACGAGCGTTTGACCGGCATCTACGGACCTGTAGATGTACGCGAGCCCTCAACCCCCGCTGAGGATGAAGAGGGTCGAGGGTTCGGAAGGGTGCTGGAAGATCTTCCGGACGCTGTCGCAGCCGGAATCTTCCGTCAACACCCGCCAGGGCGTCCCGGCGTCGTTCCCGCCCAGCAGCCCGAAACCGGAGCAGGACGCCAGCAGGGCCAGGCTCCCCGGGGGGGTGAACGCGGCGGTGAACGCGCGGGAGGCCGGGGGACCGGGGCGGGGATCGACGGTCCGCGCCCCGGCCGGGGCCGGGCCGAATCCGCAGCCCTCCCCCGGCGAACCGGGTCCCCCCGCGCTCACCGGGACCCCGGGAAGGACCGCCAGGCAGGAGACGACGGTCGCCCGGACCCCTTCCCGGGAAGGCACCCACGTGTCCCCCCCGTCCGTGCTCCGGTAGATCCCCGCCGTGGAGCCGGCCCAGACCCGGCCCGGGCCGACGAGGAGGCTGTACCCCTCCCCCTCGAAGGCGCCGGCGCAGGCTGTCCAGTGCTGCCCGCGGTCGGGGCTCCGGTAGCACTTTCCCAGGGAGCCCACGTAGACCACCGCCGGGTTCGAGGGGTCCACCGCGACGGCGTAACCGGGGGCGGGCCCCTGCCCCGCCGACCACGCCCCCCCGCCGCCGTTGCTGGCGAAGGTGCCCCGCAGGCCCGTCGCGTAGACGGTGTCCGGTTGGCCCGGGTCCACCGCCAGCCCGGTGAACTCATTCTCCGGAGGGAGGTCGCCCGACACGTCCTCCCAGGTGGCCCCGCCGTCCGCCGAGCGGAAGATCCTGGCCGAGTGCTCGCTGTTGCCGATGACCAGCATCGCGGACAGGTACAGCACCGAAGGGTTCGAGGGGGCCGGCGCCAGGTCGAAGGGGTAGGCCCCCTGGACGTTCTCGCCCAGCCGGGTCTCGGACCAGGTCACTCCCCCGTCGGAGGACCTGCAGACCCCGATGGGGCCGCCGGGGTAGTACATGCCGAAGGCGTGAAGCGTCGGCGCCCCCCCGAAGGCGCCGCGGAGGCCGAGAAAATACAAGCCTTCCCGGCCGTGGGGCGCGAACGCCCAGGACGCGCCCCGGTCCGACGACCGGTACACCCCGTCCGTGCAGCTCGCGAACAGCCGGTCCGGGTTCGTCGGGTCCAGGACGAGCCCGTTGAGCGCCCGGTCGAAACGGTGGACGCACCCCCAGGTCGCCCCGCCGTCCGTGGTACGGAACAACTGGTTCGGGTAGAAAGCGGCGTAGGTCTCCGACAGGTTCGCCGGGTTGGCGGCCAGGGCGAGGACGTTGCCCCCTTCCGGCCCGAGGGGGCGGCAGGGCACGTCGGCCGCGGGCCAGGGTTGCGCGGCGAAGGCCGCGAGGGCCGCAAGGACCAGCCGGAGCGTCCCCGGGGCCCGCTCCCCGCACCGTTGGTGCATGTGTCTCGTCATGTTGTTCCTCCGGAGGGCGGCCGGCGGCCGCCCGGATTCGTTCAAGCAGGTAAGATGACCATCCCGCGGGTTTTTCCTTGGCGAAAAGCGTGTCCCCCCGCACAAGGTAGAGGGGATCGGTTCGAGCGTCAAGGGGAGAATCCCGGGAAATGCGGGGAGAATTCCGATCCCGGCCCGGCGGGCGCTTTTGAAAACCCGTTGATCTTTTCGCCGATCCGGGCGTATTATTCGCTTTATTTTTTCCGGAAGGAGCCGACATGAAAAAGATCCTCCCCTGCATCCTGGCCGCCGTACTTTTCTTCGCCTTCGCCTGGGCGCAGGACGCCAAACCCGCCGCCGCCGCGCCGAACGTCGACGAGATCCTGAAGACCGACCTCGAAAAGGTCAGCTACGGCGTCGGTTACAACATGGGGAAAGGCTGGAAGCAGCGCAACCTGGACATTGACACCAAGGCCGTGGCCAAGGGCCTCGAGGACGCCATGAAGGGCGCCAACCCCCTGATCTCCGAAGAAGAGATGGTCAAGGTCATGAACAGCTACGCCGACGCCAAATTCAAGGAAGCCAGGGACAAGAACGCCAAGGCCGGCGAGGAGTTCCGGGCGGAGTTCAAGAAGAAGGCCGGGGTCATCGAAACGGCCAACGGCCTGCTCTACCGCGTGATCGTCGAGGGGGCCGGCGACCACCCGACCGAGGACGACAAGGTGGTCGTGCACTACAAGGGCACCACCACCGACGGACAGGAATTCGACAGCTCCTACACGCGCGGCGAGCCCGTGACCTTCCCCATCACCGGGGTCATTGCGGGCTGGACCGAGGCGCTCAAGCTCATGCGCCCCGGCGCCAAGTGGGAGATCGTGATCCCGCCGTCCCTCGCCTACGGCGAACAGGGCGCCGGCGGCGTGATCGGCCCCTCCTCCACGCTCGTGTTCCAGGTGGAACTGCTCGAGGTCAGGAAAGGCGAAGGCAAGGCCCCCGAGAAGGCGGAACCGGCCAAGGCCGAGCCTGCCGCCACGGACGCGGGCGCCGGCCCGGAGGCCCCGAAGAAGTAGGGCCACGCGCCGATGCCGAAGGCCGAGACGTACTACCAGTGCCAGGGCTGCGGGCACCGCTCCTCGAAATGGCTGGGGCGGTGCCCGGGCTGCGGGGCGTGGGAGACCTTCGTCGAGGAGCGGCGCCAAGCCGCCAGCCCCCGCCACAAGGCCCTCCGGGACGCGATCGCCCCGGAAGCCGCCCCACTCCCCTTCGACGGGATCGACGGGGCGGACACGCTTCGGGTCCCGACCGGGAACCGGGAGTTCGACCGGGTCCTCGGGGGCGGCCTCGTGCCGGGGTCGCTGGTGCTGCTCGGCGGGGAGCCCGGGGTGGGCAAGTCCACCCTTCTGCTCCAGGTGGCGGGGCGCCTGGCGGAAACCGGGCCCGTCCTCTACGTCTCCGGGGAGGAATCCGCCCGGCAGGTGAAGATGCGCGGGGAGCGGATGGGCTTGAAGGCCCCCCACCTCTACGTCTTCGCGGAAAACCGGATGGACGCCGTCACCCGCCAGGTGGCGGCCCTCGAACCGGGGCTCCTGGTCATCGACTCCATCCAGACCCTCTTCGCCCCCGAACTCGAGTCGGCCGCCGGCTCCATCGGCCAGGTCCGGGAGTGCGCCACCCGGCTGCTGATGCTGGGCAAGTCGTCCGGGACGGCGGTGTGCATTGTCGGCCACATCACCAAGGACGGCGCCATCGCCGGCCCCAAGGCCCTCGAGCACATCGTCGACACCGTCCTCTACTTCGAGGGCGAGCGCCA
This window contains:
- a CDS encoding FKBP-type peptidyl-prolyl cis-trans isomerase, producing the protein MKKILPCILAAVLFFAFAWAQDAKPAAAAPNVDEILKTDLEKVSYGVGYNMGKGWKQRNLDIDTKAVAKGLEDAMKGANPLISEEEMVKVMNSYADAKFKEARDKNAKAGEEFRAEFKKKAGVIETANGLLYRVIVEGAGDHPTEDDKVVVHYKGTTTDGQEFDSSYTRGEPVTFPITGVIAGWTEALKLMRPGAKWEIVIPPSLAYGEQGAGGVIGPSSTLVFQVELLEVRKGEGKAPEKAEPAKAEPAATDAGAGPEAPKK
- the radA gene encoding DNA repair protein RadA, translated to MPKAETYYQCQGCGHRSSKWLGRCPGCGAWETFVEERRQAASPRHKALRDAIAPEAAPLPFDGIDGADTLRVPTGNREFDRVLGGGLVPGSLVLLGGEPGVGKSTLLLQVAGRLAETGPVLYVSGEESARQVKMRGERMGLKAPHLYVFAENRMDAVTRQVAALEPGLLVIDSIQTLFAPELESAAGSIGQVRECATRLLMLGKSSGTAVCIVGHITKDGAIAGPKALEHIVDTVLYFEGERHHHHRIVRAVKNRFGASGEVALFEMTGAGLVEVGDPSSLLLAERPEGACGVAVICSVEGSRPLMVEIQALVSLSQFTAGRRMTQGFDRNRLSLLLAMLERSAGLNLLGADVYLNMVGGIEVEEPAADLGTVAAVVSSFRGRPIPGDTAFIGEVGLAGEVRSVPQAPLRIKETAAMGFRRLVAPAGNVPPGGDAAGLELVPVARVREMLDLVF